CAAATACGGCGAGCGCGATTACCGTGGCGGCGGCCGCAGTTCGGCCCGCGAAACCGCGATGCGTGTGGCCGCTGGTGCGATTGCTAAAAAGTACCTGGCCAGTCAGGGCATCGTCATTCGCGGCTATATGAGCCAACTCGGCCCGATCGAAATTCCTTTCAAGACCTGGGAATCGGTCGAACAAAACGCCTTCTTCAGTCCTGATCCGGACAAAGTGCCGGAACTGGAAGCCTATATGGACCAGTTGCGTCGCGACCAGGATTCGGTCGGCGCGAAGATCACCGTGGTGGCTGAAGGCGTAATGCCGGGTCTGGGCGAACCGATTTTCGACCGCCTCGACGCCGAACTGGCCCACGCGCTGATGAGCATCAACGCAGTGAAGGGCGTGGAAATCGGCGCCGGTTTTGCCAGTGTCGCCCAGCGCGGCACCGAGCACCGCGATGAAATGACCCCGGAAGGTTTCCTCAGCAACAACGCTGGCGGCATCCTCGGCGGCATTTCTTCCGGTCAGCCGATCGTCGCGCACCTGGCGCTGAAACCGACGTCCAGCATCACCACGCCAGGCCGTTCCATCGACATCAACGGCAATCCGGTGGACGTGATCACTAAGGGGCGCCACGACCCGTGCGTCGGCATCCGCGCCACGCCGATTGCCGAAGCAATGATGGCCATCGTGCTGATGGATCACCTGCTGCGTCACCGCGGGCAGAACGCCGATGTGCGCGTGAGCACGCCGGTGCTGGGTCAGCTTTAATGGCCGACCTCACGGCCGCCAGGGTCTGACGACGTTGGCGG
The Pseudomonas sp. MYb327 DNA segment above includes these coding regions:
- the aroC gene encoding chorismate synthase; translated protein: MSGNTYGKLFTVTTAGESHGPALVAIVDGCPPGLEISLEDLQRDLDRRKPGTSRHTTQRQEADEVEILSGVFEGRTTGCAIGLLIRNTDQKSKDYSAIKDLFRPAHADYTYHHKYGERDYRGGGRSSARETAMRVAAGAIAKKYLASQGIVIRGYMSQLGPIEIPFKTWESVEQNAFFSPDPDKVPELEAYMDQLRRDQDSVGAKITVVAEGVMPGLGEPIFDRLDAELAHALMSINAVKGVEIGAGFASVAQRGTEHRDEMTPEGFLSNNAGGILGGISSGQPIVAHLALKPTSSITTPGRSIDINGNPVDVITKGRHDPCVGIRATPIAEAMMAIVLMDHLLRHRGQNADVRVSTPVLGQL